From the Polaribacter gangjinensis genome, the window CAACCTACCCACTTTTGATAATAAAAAATTACATTATGGCTTTTACTTGGGTCTTAATCAGAATGATTTTAAACTGAATTTACGAAATAGCACCATAGCAAATGCCGACATTACAGTATCACCCACAGCAGGTTTTAATGTGGGTTTGATTGCAGATTTGCGCTTACACAAAAATTTAAATCTGCGTTTTGAACCAGGTTTGGTTACCAATTCTAAGAAAATTTATTTCAATCATTTGGCAATTCCTAGAGATAGTGTTCGCGAAATTGGTTCTACGTATTTACACGTTCCGTTATTACTGAAATTTAGCACAGATCGTTATAAAAATATTCGCCCTTATGTGTTGGCAGGAATTTCTTATGATCATAATTTTTCGAGTAATGAAGCCAATCAAGATGATAATTCGGCTGGCGAATTCCGAATGAAAACGCACAATTTCATGTATGAAGTTGGCATTGGCATTGACATTTACTTGTATTTCTTTAAATTTTCACCGTCAATTCGTGGCGTTTTTGCCATTAATAACGAGGTAAAATATGATGATGACCCTAATAGTCAATGGACAGCTCCTATCAATTATATGGGAACACGTGGTGTTTTCTTGAGTTTTGCTTTTGAGTAAATAGCTGTTTAAAAAATTAATTTCCTCTTTTAAATTCGCTCAACAAAATAGCTGTTGCAGTGGCTACATTCAAACTTTCTGTTTGTTGTATTTCTCCAAATCTCGGAATTGAAATAATTTGGTTTGCCAATTGTTTTATTTCATATGAAACACCATTTGCTTCATTTCCCATAATTAAAATTGCTTCCTCAGGAAGTTTGGTTTTATACACATTTTCACCATCCATATCTGCCATAAAAATGGGCAAATTACTTTGCTGCAAAAAAGTTATTAATGTAGTATAATGAATCGCAATTCTTGGTAAAGACCCCATACTTGCTTGCACTACTTTTGGGTTGTAACAATCTACAGTATCTTCAGAGCAAATCAATTGTGTAACCCCAAACCAATCACACAATCTGATAATAGTTCCTAAATTTCCAGGATCGTTTATGGCATCTAAAACTACTGTTACACCTGAACTTTTTATTGGTTTTTGTGTCGGAATTTTAAACAATCCTACCACTTCATTGGGTGTTTTTAGCTGACTAATTTTTTTTAAATCAGCCTCAGAAATGAGGGTTCTTTTATCTTGAAAATCTTCACAACTAAAATCATTTGTGGCAAATAATTGGAAGATTTCAAAAGAAGATTGCAGTAATTCATTGACCACTTTTACGCCTTCAGCCAAAAATAATTGGTGCTTTAATCGGTATTTTTTTTGAGTTAAACTCTGTATGAGTTTTAATTGATTTTTAGAGATGCTCATTAATTGATTGTAAATAAAAATATACCAATGAAAAATACTATTTTTGGCATTATTACCGTTGCTAAAATAATGAAAAAACTCGCTTTCTACTTTTTATTGACAGTCTTTTTTGCATCCTGTGATTCTACTAAAAGGGTTACAGAGGGAAAGTACCTACTTAGAGAAAATGTACTTTTTATTGATAGCGTAAAATCAAAAAGTGGCGATTTAGAAAAATATATCTTACAAAAACCCAACAATCGCCTATTAGGACTTCCTTTTGGATTGTATTTTTACAATTTAGGAAATCCTGACAAACCCAAAACCCCTTCAGAATGGGCTGTAAAAAACCCAAAGTCATATCAATTTATCAAAAGTATTTTTTCTGAAAAACAAAGTATTGCCTATGCAAACTCGTTTATTAATTTGAATAATTGGTATTTAAAAAATGATGCTCCCGTAATTTTAAACGAAAATAAAATTAAAAAAACAGCCGATAATTTATGGGCATATTATAAAACTCAAGGATACTTTAAATCGAGTGTAGATACTGTTATCAAAAGAAATAACGATAAAAAAGCCCTAGTTGAATATCACATTAACAAAGGAAAACCAACCTTGTTAGATAGCATTCTTGTAAAAATTGCTTCCCCTGATTTAGATTCTATCTTTAAAAATACCAAACGTGATAGTTATTTAAAAAGTGGCAATCAGTACAAAGACCAAGATTTTAGAAACGAGGCAAGTAGTGTGGTAAAACTTTTTAGAAATAGCGGAATATTTCATTTTACAGAGGCCGCTTTAGGATTTTATGTAGATTCAACAAGAGCTGATTATAAAACCAATGTAGAGTTTTTAATTTCAGCCAATAGATTGACAGAGGAAAATGGGAATTATGTTGAAAAACCCTATAAAATTCATAAAATAAAAGAAGTTGCTGTTCATACGGATTATTCATTTACCAAAAAAGATGAAATTAGTAAGGATACAATTTCTTATGACGGAATTTCATTCTATGCAAATGACAAAATCAAATTCAATCCAAAATATTTATCGCAATCTATTTTCTTAAAACCGGGAGAAGTTTATAAAGATACTCTAAGGAATTTAACAAGAAATCATTTAAAATCGCTACAAAATTTTAAGTCAACTACTTTAAAATTCACACCAATATCAGAAGATTCTGGCGATTTACGTATGGATGTTTTTTTAACTCCTTTAGAAAAATACAACTTGGGATTGGAAACTGAAATTACCCACTCTAACATTCGAAATATTGGAACATCAGCCAAATTTTCTATCACAAATAGAAATGCTTTTAAAGGAGCAGAATTGTTAAAAATGTCTGTTTTAGGATCTTGGTTCAACTCCAATAATGGTCCTGGATGGGAATTAGGTGCTGATATTTCTATAGAAGTTCCTCGTTTTTTAGCGCCTTTTAGACTTAGTAGACTTGTTCCTAAAGAGATGTCTCCAAGAACCTATATTTCATTGGGTTCTAGTTTTCAAAAAAATATTGGTTTGGATAGACAAACCTTTACATTTATGACCGATTTTAAATGGCAATTCAATGCTAAAAAAACAGTACAATTAGAAATTTTAAATACGCAATATGTTAAAAATCTGAATGTTACTAGCTTTTTTGATATTTATAGTTCCGAATTTTCAAGACTGAATGAAATTGCGCAAATCTATCCTGGAATTGGAGGAAATTTACCAACTGATGAAACCAAATTTGATGAAACTGTACAATTTATGTCGTCAGTTGCCAATGATGCTGGTTTTCAAGCTACAAATCCTGACGAATACAACACTGTTTTAAACATCCAAAATCGTTTCAATATTGTCACTTCCGATTTCTTAATTCCAGTTATTGGATATTCATTTACATATAACAATCAATTGGGCGTTAAAGACAATAATTTTTCATTCTTAAAAGTAAGAATTGCCAACTCAGGAAATATACTAGGACTTTTATCTAAAAACAGAAATAGTAACGACAAGAAAACATTTTTAAATATTCCTTTGGCGCAATATTTTAAGTTTGATATTGAATACAAGAAATTTTGGGATACAGGAAATAATTCCGTTTTTGCTTTTAG encodes:
- a CDS encoding porin family protein, yielding MIKKTVFTTIFFISSLTIFGQRERVDNLPTFDNKKLHYGFYLGLNQNDFKLNLRNSTIANADITVSPTAGFNVGLIADLRLHKNLNLRFEPGLVTNSKKIYFNHLAIPRDSVREIGSTYLHVPLLLKFSTDRYKNIRPYVLAGISYDHNFSSNEANQDDNSAGEFRMKTHNFMYEVGIGIDIYLYFFKFSPSIRGVFAINNEVKYDDDPNSQWTAPINYMGTRGVFLSFAFE
- a CDS encoding TrmH family RNA methyltransferase gives rise to the protein MSISKNQLKLIQSLTQKKYRLKHQLFLAEGVKVVNELLQSSFEIFQLFATNDFSCEDFQDKRTLISEADLKKISQLKTPNEVVGLFKIPTQKPIKSSGVTVVLDAINDPGNLGTIIRLCDWFGVTQLICSEDTVDCYNPKVVQASMGSLPRIAIHYTTLITFLQQSNLPIFMADMDGENVYKTKLPEEAILIMGNEANGVSYEIKQLANQIISIPRFGEIQQTESLNVATATAILLSEFKRGN
- a CDS encoding outer membrane protein assembly factor, giving the protein MKNTIFGIITVAKIMKKLAFYFLLTVFFASCDSTKRVTEGKYLLRENVLFIDSVKSKSGDLEKYILQKPNNRLLGLPFGLYFYNLGNPDKPKTPSEWAVKNPKSYQFIKSIFSEKQSIAYANSFINLNNWYLKNDAPVILNENKIKKTADNLWAYYKTQGYFKSSVDTVIKRNNDKKALVEYHINKGKPTLLDSILVKIASPDLDSIFKNTKRDSYLKSGNQYKDQDFRNEASSVVKLFRNSGIFHFTEAALGFYVDSTRADYKTNVEFLISANRLTEENGNYVEKPYKIHKIKEVAVHTDYSFTKKDEISKDTISYDGISFYANDKIKFNPKYLSQSIFLKPGEVYKDTLRNLTRNHLKSLQNFKSTTLKFTPISEDSGDLRMDVFLTPLEKYNLGLETEITHSNIRNIGTSAKFSITNRNAFKGAELLKMSVLGSWFNSNNGPGWELGADISIEVPRFLAPFRLSRLVPKEMSPRTYISLGSSFQKNIGLDRQTFTFMTDFKWQFNAKKTVQLEILNTQYVKNLNVTSFFDIYSSEFSRLNEIAQIYPGIGGNLPTDETKFDETVQFMSSVANDAGFQATNPDEYNTVLNIQNRFNIVTSDFLIPVIGYSFTYNNQLGVKDNNFSFLKVRIANSGNILGLLSKNRNSNDKKTFLNIPLAQYFKFDIEYKKFWDTGNNSVFAFRTQLGAIITYDNSDIPFIKSYFAGGSNDIRAWQTYELGPGRRNTGLEFNTGSFKILTSAEYRFDMFSKLKGAFFVDAGNIWDITGSDFVDDDAKFKNLSSLQNIAVGSGFGTRLDFNFLILRFDIGFKTYEPYLEGNKWFRNYNFSNAVYNIGINYPF